A part of Citrifermentans bremense genomic DNA contains:
- a CDS encoding DmsE family decaheme c-type cytochrome produces the protein MSKRSVPKKLFLLGAIVGCLFSFGAFAFAVDSAPAGGELCKECHAAEVQEFSSNVHSKAGAYGFAGASCESCHGASASHASTGDIAAISNPAKIDVEAASAGCLNCHSKGKGQMFWHGSIHESQKLACVACHKIHGGNDKLLSKKTETELCITCHLDVRADMFKRSKHPMRDASTPSGEGKMTCSSCHNVHGAKGEKLIDAKSFNDKCYECHQEKKAPLLWEHSPVKEDCMTCHTPHGSSNDKMLVTKVPRLCQQCHMQGRHQSGALGMNSTYAINRGCLNCHSQVHGSNNPSGAILQR, from the coding sequence ATGAGTAAAAGATCGGTACCAAAGAAGCTGTTTCTGCTTGGCGCAATTGTCGGATGCCTGTTTTCGTTCGGTGCGTTCGCCTTTGCCGTAGACAGTGCCCCGGCCGGAGGCGAGCTCTGCAAAGAGTGTCACGCCGCGGAAGTCCAGGAGTTCTCCAGCAACGTCCACTCGAAAGCTGGGGCCTACGGCTTCGCCGGCGCCAGTTGCGAGTCCTGCCACGGCGCCAGCGCTTCCCACGCCAGCACCGGCGATATCGCCGCGATCAGCAACCCTGCCAAGATCGACGTCGAGGCCGCTTCCGCCGGCTGCCTGAACTGCCACTCCAAGGGGAAAGGGCAGATGTTCTGGCATGGCAGCATCCACGAGTCCCAGAAGCTCGCCTGCGTCGCCTGTCATAAGATCCACGGCGGCAACGATAAGCTCCTCAGCAAAAAGACCGAAACAGAGCTCTGCATTACCTGCCACCTGGACGTGCGCGCGGACATGTTCAAGCGCTCCAAGCATCCGATGCGTGACGCTTCCACCCCTTCCGGCGAGGGCAAAATGACCTGTTCCTCCTGCCACAACGTCCACGGCGCCAAAGGCGAGAAGCTGATCGACGCCAAATCTTTCAACGACAAGTGCTACGAATGTCACCAGGAGAAAAAGGCCCCGCTGCTTTGGGAGCATTCCCCGGTGAAGGAAGATTGCATGACCTGCCACACCCCCCACGGATCCTCCAACGACAAGATGCTGGTCACCAAGGTGCCGCGCCTTTGCCAGCAGTGCCATATGCAGGGACGCCACCAAAGCGGGGCCTTGGGGATGAATTCCACCTATGCGATCAACAGGGGGTGCCTGAACTGCCATTCCCAGGTCCACGGTTCCAACAACCCGTCCGGCGCGATACTGCAGCGCTAG
- a CDS encoding MtrB/PioB family decaheme-associated outer membrane protein produces the protein MKRKSFRYAAVSMLATAIACGTALAESGKATIHGEVNAGIQQTKLDGANGKFQEYRDIEEGVVLNDVRVKVNGAETPYYLDLKAKDVSQDDESYAVKGGVHGKYNFGLLYDKTPHNFSDGKLILNHVGGGVFRVADPIQSALQANEVLRSGRVASGGIINPADATNQALDAGMVNIVNNLYSNSANPVKYGLKRNKTGFSFDFAPVEDVKVWTKVNSEKRTGTRRINQGTYERFTANAGTSPVPLTSGNVHLVDYFLVAGVELPEVIDYRTTTMSVGAGVYKKKWLADAEYTFTNFENKINSLVWDNPFRLTSAQASGAGNATAALGDNGFNRGRSALGQITLSPDSKSHDISLNGSVELPLHSRFTGNVSYGWVTQDEAFDPYTLNSAIGTTFPGAGAPFASTLALPQGSLNGEVATLFQSYQLTSKPTDSLAVTARYRYYDYNNKSDNITFPGYAAFGDSYWRTERADVSASLTDIPVRNEALSFTRQNAEISVDYHVLKPLTLIVEGFWEDWDREQLRIDGTTEFGVGGGFVYQPARSTKLKGNYRYSHRAVDGYKPGNSSESPEAIGLQNYDWADRNRQKADLRLQTTPIQAVTVGLSGQYLKDEFGGENRFGLKQNDSVTGAIDVNYAMSDRVSIYASYAKDYRKGFMQSAAKDDVFNAVSSLDDAFTTGAAGGNFNPFNYWNSSIYEKVDTVGLGVSFQVIPEKLTLNTNYNVSYSKMDVNTYNPNGVPTKLSNATAQDWNTITNKYQELKADLGYSFTRNLKAGVTYMYELFMQDDFTQTGAYTAGNTYENSTKYLYTGANNFSYDAHVFGAYVNYKF, from the coding sequence ATGAAGCGAAAAAGCTTTAGATATGCTGCGGTGTCCATGCTTGCGACGGCAATCGCCTGCGGCACGGCACTGGCGGAAAGTGGCAAGGCGACCATTCACGGCGAAGTGAACGCAGGTATTCAACAGACGAAACTCGACGGCGCCAACGGAAAGTTCCAGGAGTACCGCGACATCGAAGAAGGTGTGGTTCTGAACGACGTCCGCGTGAAAGTGAATGGCGCTGAAACTCCGTATTACCTGGACCTCAAGGCGAAGGACGTGTCCCAGGACGACGAGTCGTACGCCGTCAAGGGCGGGGTGCACGGCAAGTACAACTTCGGTCTTCTCTATGACAAGACCCCGCACAATTTCAGCGACGGCAAGCTGATCCTTAACCACGTCGGCGGCGGGGTCTTCCGTGTCGCCGACCCGATCCAGTCGGCGCTGCAGGCAAACGAGGTGCTGCGCTCCGGCCGTGTGGCCTCCGGCGGAATCATAAACCCGGCGGACGCCACTAATCAGGCGCTGGACGCCGGTATGGTCAACATCGTGAACAACCTGTACTCCAACTCGGCTAATCCGGTGAAGTACGGGCTGAAAAGGAACAAGACCGGTTTCAGCTTCGACTTCGCTCCGGTTGAGGACGTCAAGGTCTGGACCAAGGTGAACAGTGAGAAGCGGACCGGGACCAGGCGCATCAACCAGGGGACCTACGAGAGGTTCACCGCCAACGCCGGGACTTCCCCGGTTCCCCTGACCTCCGGCAACGTGCACCTCGTCGACTATTTCCTGGTAGCTGGGGTTGAACTCCCTGAGGTGATCGATTACCGCACCACTACCATGAGCGTCGGCGCCGGTGTCTACAAGAAAAAGTGGCTCGCGGACGCGGAGTACACCTTCACCAACTTCGAGAACAAGATCAATTCTCTGGTGTGGGACAACCCGTTCCGGCTGACCTCGGCGCAGGCCTCAGGCGCCGGTAACGCCACCGCCGCCTTGGGCGACAACGGTTTCAACCGCGGGCGCTCCGCACTGGGGCAGATCACCCTCTCCCCGGACAGCAAGTCCCACGATATAAGCCTGAACGGGTCGGTAGAGCTCCCGCTGCACAGCAGGTTCACCGGCAACGTGAGCTACGGCTGGGTCACCCAGGACGAGGCATTTGACCCCTACACCCTCAATAGCGCAATCGGCACGACTTTCCCGGGCGCGGGCGCTCCGTTCGCCTCCACCTTGGCGCTGCCGCAGGGGAGCCTGAACGGGGAAGTCGCAACTTTGTTCCAGAGCTACCAGTTGACAAGCAAGCCCACCGACTCGCTGGCTGTCACCGCCCGCTACCGCTACTATGACTACAACAACAAATCGGACAACATAACCTTCCCTGGCTACGCTGCGTTTGGCGATTCCTACTGGAGAACCGAAAGGGCCGACGTGAGCGCGAGCCTCACCGACATTCCGGTCCGCAACGAGGCGCTCTCCTTTACCCGCCAGAATGCCGAAATCTCGGTTGATTACCATGTTCTCAAGCCGCTGACGCTGATCGTGGAAGGGTTCTGGGAGGATTGGGACCGCGAGCAACTGCGCATCGACGGCACCACCGAATTTGGGGTAGGCGGCGGGTTCGTGTACCAGCCGGCCAGGAGCACCAAGCTCAAGGGCAACTACCGTTACTCGCACCGCGCGGTCGATGGCTACAAGCCGGGCAACAGCTCCGAAAGCCCCGAGGCCATCGGGCTCCAGAACTATGACTGGGCCGACAGGAACCGTCAGAAGGCGGACTTGAGGCTGCAGACGACGCCGATCCAGGCAGTCACCGTGGGACTTTCCGGGCAGTATCTCAAAGACGAGTTCGGCGGCGAGAACAGGTTCGGGCTCAAGCAAAACGACAGCGTAACCGGCGCCATCGACGTGAACTACGCCATGTCCGACAGGGTCTCGATCTATGCGAGCTACGCCAAAGACTACCGCAAGGGCTTCATGCAGTCCGCTGCCAAGGATGACGTCTTCAACGCCGTCAGCAGCCTCGACGATGCCTTCACCACCGGTGCGGCAGGTGGCAACTTCAACCCGTTCAACTACTGGAACTCCTCCATCTACGAGAAAGTCGACACGGTCGGTCTGGGCGTAAGCTTCCAGGTGATTCCCGAGAAGCTCACCCTGAACACGAACTACAACGTTTCCTACAGCAAGATGGACGTCAACACCTACAACCCGAACGGCGTCCCGACCAAGCTCAGCAACGCGACAGCCCAGGACTGGAACACCATCACCAACAAGTACCAGGAGTTGAAGGCTGATCTCGGCTACAGCTTCACCAGGAACCTCAAAGCGGGCGTCACCTACATGTACGAGCTGTTCATGCAGGACGACTTCACCCAGACTGGCGCCTACACCGCCGGCAACACCTACGAGAACAGCACCAAGTACCTCTACACCGGCGCGAACAACTTCAGCTACGACGCGCATGTGTTCGGAGCCTATGTGAACTACAAGTTCTAA
- the lipA gene encoding lipoyl synthase — translation MDPIRKPAWLQKKITPVAHAEMEGLLKELRLNTVCQQARCPNITECFGKRQATFLILGRICTRLCSFCSVSKEAPLPVEPGEAASVAEAVKRLGLSHVVITSPTRDDLADGGASMYAETVASIRSVSPGTKVELLIPDFRGDGAALAAVVESAPDILGHNLETVPRLYYIRSGADYQRSLDLLAQARLLAPDLNTKSGLMLGLGEEETELFAVLEDLLKVGCRYLSLGQYLAPSRMHHPVQRYVEPELFEFYKERALAMGFEHVESAPYVRSSYHAENYLEAHP, via the coding sequence ATGGATCCGATCAGAAAACCGGCTTGGCTGCAGAAGAAGATCACCCCTGTGGCCCATGCGGAGATGGAGGGGCTTCTGAAGGAGCTGCGCCTGAACACGGTCTGCCAGCAGGCGCGCTGTCCCAACATCACTGAATGCTTCGGCAAGCGACAGGCGACCTTCCTCATCCTTGGTCGTATCTGCACGCGTCTATGCTCGTTTTGTTCCGTCTCGAAGGAGGCCCCTCTTCCCGTGGAACCGGGAGAGGCTGCCTCGGTCGCTGAAGCGGTGAAGCGGCTGGGCCTCTCTCACGTCGTCATAACCAGCCCCACCCGCGACGATCTCGCCGACGGTGGCGCATCGATGTATGCGGAAACGGTCGCCAGCATCCGGAGCGTCTCTCCCGGTACCAAGGTCGAGCTGCTGATCCCCGACTTCCGCGGGGACGGGGCGGCGCTCGCCGCGGTGGTCGAGAGCGCCCCGGACATCCTGGGGCATAACCTGGAGACTGTGCCGCGGCTCTACTACATCCGCAGCGGTGCGGATTACCAGAGATCTCTTGATCTCTTGGCCCAGGCGCGCCTGCTGGCTCCTGACCTCAACACCAAATCCGGCTTGATGCTTGGTCTCGGGGAAGAGGAAACTGAACTCTTCGCCGTCTTGGAGGACCTGCTGAAGGTGGGATGCCGGTACTTGAGCCTGGGACAATATTTGGCGCCCAGCCGGATGCACCATCCGGTGCAGCGTTATGTCGAGCCGGAGCTGTTCGAGTTCTACAAGGAGAGGGCGCTGGCGATGGGGTTCGAGCACGTGGAGAGCGCCCCGTATGTGAGGAGCAGCTACCACGCCGAAAACTACCTGGAGGCCCACCCGTAA
- a CDS encoding TlpA disulfide reductase family protein: MKMQIPFQKFAVRVVPLALAGLLLSTQPAAAILQKGEAAPPIKLVTTSGQPITLNNYKGYVLVMDFFATWCIPCKESIPHLNALRQKYGKQGLQILGVSVDEGSDREVRSFIGERRISYPVAIAGEEMQADYGLRSIPTMYIINKKGIVAGKFQGFSDETAKAMEDTIKRLLAE, encoded by the coding sequence ATGAAAATGCAGATCCCGTTTCAGAAGTTTGCAGTAAGAGTTGTCCCCCTGGCTCTTGCCGGCCTGCTGCTATCCACGCAACCGGCAGCCGCCATACTGCAGAAAGGGGAGGCGGCGCCTCCCATCAAGTTGGTGACGACCTCCGGGCAGCCGATCACGCTCAACAACTACAAGGGTTACGTGCTGGTGATGGATTTCTTCGCCACCTGGTGCATACCCTGCAAGGAGTCGATCCCGCACCTGAACGCGCTGAGGCAGAAGTACGGCAAGCAGGGTTTGCAGATCCTGGGCGTCAGCGTGGATGAAGGGAGCGACCGCGAAGTGAGGTCCTTCATCGGCGAAAGAAGGATCAGCTATCCGGTGGCGATCGCAGGCGAGGAAATGCAGGCAGATTACGGCCTCCGCTCCATCCCGACGATGTACATCATCAACAAGAAAGGGATAGTGGCCGGGAAGTTTCAGGGCTTTTCCGACGAGACTGCCAAAGCGATGGAAGATACCATCAAGAGGCTTCTCGCGGAGTAA
- the trxA gene encoding thioredoxin, with amino-acid sequence MASENVHTFTDDNFEKEVLQSDIPVLVDFWATWCAPCKAIAPLIDTVASEYEGRVKVGKVNVDDNPATPGKYGVRGIPTVILLKDGKVVDQVVGAIPKAQLEALIKKAL; translated from the coding sequence ATGGCCAGCGAAAACGTACACACCTTTACCGACGACAACTTTGAGAAGGAAGTGCTCCAGTCCGACATCCCTGTGCTGGTTGACTTCTGGGCCACCTGGTGCGCCCCCTGCAAAGCAATCGCTCCGCTCATCGATACCGTAGCGTCGGAGTATGAAGGACGCGTAAAAGTTGGCAAGGTAAACGTCGACGACAACCCGGCAACGCCCGGCAAATACGGGGTGCGAGGCATCCCCACGGTCATCCTGCTGAAGGACGGTAAAGTCGTGGACCAGGTCGTCGGCGCGATACCCAAAGCACAGCTGGAGGCCCTGATCAAGAAGGCGCTCTAA
- a CDS encoding precorrin-2 dehydrogenase/sirohydrochlorin ferrochelatase family protein, producing the protein MRYYPINIDLHDQSVVIVGGGKVAARKANRLIAAGARLTVVAPILAPTLAELAKKGALRHLERDYRHGDLAGALLAFAATDNPLLNREVAAEAKERGILVDVVDAPRQSAFTTPAVLEQGDLLITVSTGGASPSLSRQIVAMIEPLFGPEYAEAVSLLGTAREKLLTEKVVNEYNDPVFAELAALDLPALIKNGQRDVIDQILLKLSATGARPGPDGADKKEPS; encoded by the coding sequence TTGCGCTACTACCCGATAAACATCGACCTGCATGACCAGAGCGTGGTGATCGTGGGGGGCGGAAAGGTTGCCGCCAGAAAGGCCAACCGGCTAATAGCCGCCGGCGCCCGTCTTACCGTGGTCGCGCCCATACTCGCGCCGACGCTTGCGGAGCTGGCGAAGAAGGGGGCGCTGCGGCACCTGGAAAGAGATTACCGCCACGGCGACTTGGCCGGTGCCTTGCTCGCCTTCGCCGCTACCGATAACCCGTTGTTGAACCGCGAGGTTGCAGCCGAGGCGAAGGAGCGCGGCATCCTGGTCGACGTGGTGGACGCCCCGCGTCAGAGCGCTTTCACCACCCCCGCAGTACTGGAACAGGGGGATCTGCTGATCACCGTGTCGACAGGGGGTGCCAGCCCGTCATTGTCACGGCAGATCGTCGCCATGATCGAGCCGCTTTTCGGTCCCGAATATGCCGAAGCTGTATCGCTTTTAGGTACTGCCCGTGAAAAGCTATTGACTGAAAAGGTTGTGAACGAATACAATGACCCGGTTTTTGCCGAGCTGGCAGCGCTTGATCTCCCCGCGCTGATCAAAAACGGGCAGAGAGATGTAATAGACCAGATACTCCTAAAGCTCTCCGCTACCGGGGCTCGACCTGGCCCGGATGGGGCTGATAAAAAGGAACCGTCATGA
- the ccsB gene encoding c-type cytochrome biogenesis protein CcsB has protein sequence MNALLFNCTLVIYAVATVIYLAYLVKPKQSLGLAGFWLTVAGFLVHLGFTLDRFVEAGHTPITNLHESLSFFSMATVGIFILFERRYKVSILGSFVMPLALLILAISATFSAVIPPLNPALKSKWLAVHTIMAFLGYAAFAISFGVSVMYLIQSHFLKKRRLGPMFQKLPPLDMLDDISYRCLTFGFPLLTFAIISGAIWAETAWGTYWSWDPKETWSLITWFIYAALLHGRLTTGWRGRKAAMLSIFGFVIMLFTFLGVNLLLSGLHSYK, from the coding sequence ATGAACGCCTTGCTCTTCAACTGCACCCTGGTCATCTACGCAGTCGCCACCGTCATCTACCTGGCTTACCTGGTCAAGCCCAAGCAATCACTGGGACTTGCCGGCTTCTGGCTCACTGTTGCAGGCTTCCTGGTGCATCTCGGCTTCACGCTTGACCGTTTCGTCGAAGCGGGGCACACCCCGATCACCAATCTCCACGAGTCGCTTTCCTTCTTCAGCATGGCGACCGTCGGCATCTTCATCTTGTTCGAGCGGCGCTACAAGGTATCCATCCTCGGGTCCTTCGTGATGCCGCTGGCGCTCTTGATCCTAGCCATCTCGGCGACCTTCTCGGCCGTCATCCCGCCGCTCAACCCCGCGCTCAAGAGCAAATGGCTCGCCGTCCACACCATCATGGCTTTCCTTGGGTACGCCGCCTTTGCCATCTCCTTCGGCGTCAGCGTCATGTACCTGATCCAGTCGCATTTCCTGAAGAAGCGCCGGCTCGGGCCTATGTTCCAGAAGCTGCCGCCGCTCGACATGCTGGACGACATCAGCTACCGCTGCCTTACCTTCGGGTTCCCGCTGCTCACTTTCGCCATCATCTCCGGCGCCATCTGGGCCGAAACCGCGTGGGGCACCTACTGGAGCTGGGACCCCAAGGAAACCTGGTCGCTCATCACCTGGTTCATCTACGCGGCGCTTTTGCACGGCAGGCTCACCACCGGCTGGCGCGGCAGGAAGGCTGCCATGCTTTCCATTTTCGGCTTTGTCATCATGCTCTTCACCTTCCTCGGCGTGAATCTTCTCCTGTCGGGGCTGCACAGCTACAAGTAA
- the hemA gene encoding glutamyl-tRNA reductase codes for MNIIVVGLSHKTAAVEIREKVAFAPTQMEKPLQAVVALPDITEAVIVSTCNRVEIYATTRDVAGGMARIKRFLADYHNVPLETLEKHLYSYHGEDATRHVFRVASSLDSMVVGEPQILGQIKTSYGYAAEFKSSGIILNRFLHKAFSVAKRVRTETKIASSAVSVAFAAVELAKKIFGELSDKTVLLIGAGEMCELAAKHFINVGVRGVMVTNRTYERAEKLAEEFDAKPVHFEALMETLPKADIILSSTGAPHFIIHEKDMEDVLRRRKHKPMFFIDIAVPRDIDPKVNDVENCYLYTVDDLNGVVATNLEQRKIEAAKAEAIVEQEIGQFFKWLSSLEVTPTIVALRTHFDEIRKAELSKTISGWKDLPPGAEKKLDALTNAIMNKLLHQPTSVLKRTDQGNRNDLYVDALRNLFDLEVAGESQDNMMDLED; via the coding sequence ATGAATATTATTGTGGTTGGGCTGTCACATAAAACTGCCGCAGTTGAAATAAGGGAAAAGGTAGCCTTCGCCCCGACCCAGATGGAAAAACCGCTCCAGGCCGTGGTGGCGCTTCCGGACATCACCGAGGCGGTCATCGTCTCCACCTGCAACAGGGTCGAGATCTACGCCACCACGCGCGACGTAGCCGGTGGGATGGCAAGGATCAAGCGCTTCCTGGCGGATTACCACAACGTCCCCCTGGAGACGCTGGAGAAGCACCTCTACAGCTACCACGGCGAAGATGCCACCCGTCACGTCTTCCGGGTCGCCTCCAGCCTCGATTCCATGGTGGTGGGCGAGCCGCAGATCCTCGGACAGATCAAGACCTCCTACGGCTACGCAGCCGAGTTCAAGAGCTCCGGCATCATACTGAACCGGTTCCTGCACAAGGCCTTCTCCGTCGCCAAGAGGGTCCGCACCGAGACCAAGATCGCCTCCTCCGCCGTGTCCGTCGCTTTCGCCGCGGTCGAACTGGCCAAGAAGATCTTCGGGGAGCTCTCCGACAAGACGGTCCTTCTGATCGGGGCCGGAGAGATGTGCGAGCTTGCCGCCAAGCACTTCATCAACGTCGGCGTGCGCGGCGTCATGGTCACCAACCGCACCTACGAGCGCGCCGAGAAGCTGGCCGAAGAGTTCGACGCGAAGCCGGTCCATTTCGAGGCGTTGATGGAGACGCTTCCCAAGGCCGATATCATCCTCTCCTCCACCGGCGCTCCCCATTTCATCATCCACGAAAAGGACATGGAGGACGTGCTGCGCCGCCGCAAGCACAAGCCGATGTTCTTCATCGATATCGCTGTGCCCCGCGACATCGACCCCAAGGTCAACGACGTGGAGAACTGTTATCTCTACACCGTCGACGATCTGAACGGCGTCGTAGCCACCAACTTGGAGCAGCGCAAAATCGAGGCGGCCAAGGCCGAGGCGATCGTCGAGCAGGAGATCGGGCAGTTCTTCAAGTGGCTCTCCTCCCTCGAGGTGACCCCGACCATCGTGGCGCTCAGAACCCATTTTGATGAGATCCGCAAAGCCGAGCTATCCAAAACCATCTCCGGATGGAAGGATCTTCCCCCCGGCGCGGAGAAGAAGCTCGACGCGCTGACCAACGCCATCATGAACAAGCTGTTGCACCAGCCCACCAGCGTG